One genomic region from Methanocorpusculum vombati encodes:
- the hisD gene encoding histidinol dehydrogenase: MFWQPLSVESWIGMRRGSLSDVKDTVNTIIEDVKTNGDAALFALTEKFDHQKLDSFRIPQEEIDAAYDQVAPELVQALIEAEARITQFHELQKSKTLWLEETEPGITLGVKTTPLDRVGAYIPGGRAAYPSTVLMTTVAARVAGVPEIVVCTPPPVNPLTLVALDIAGVDEAYQVGGAQAVAAMALGTETIRPVQKIVGPGNVFVTQAKMMLREYADIDFPAGPSEIGIIADSSAEPAFVAADVLAQAEHDPNAACVLVTDSERLAADVGEEIAVQIATAPRREIMEKALAHSGYVIAEDMEDAVLLMNRIAPEHLSIQTADPLATLSGIRHAGSIFIGPYTPVACGDYASGTNHVLPTAGYAKSYSALDVNHFMKRSQVQIVTREGLETIGDVIETLATAEGLAAHANSVRVRRE; encoded by the coding sequence ATGTTTTGGCAGCCGCTCTCGGTTGAGTCATGGATTGGTATGCGGAGAGGTTCTCTCTCTGATGTCAAAGACACCGTGAACACGATCATCGAAGACGTAAAGACAAACGGTGATGCCGCACTGTTTGCCCTCACGGAAAAGTTTGACCATCAGAAACTTGATTCGTTCCGTATCCCGCAGGAGGAGATCGATGCGGCCTATGATCAGGTTGCGCCGGAACTGGTGCAGGCACTGATCGAAGCAGAAGCACGCATCACTCAGTTCCATGAACTGCAGAAGAGTAAGACACTCTGGCTTGAGGAAACGGAACCGGGAATCACCCTCGGTGTCAAGACCACACCGCTTGATCGTGTCGGTGCCTATATTCCCGGAGGCCGCGCAGCTTATCCGTCCACTGTTCTGATGACGACCGTCGCAGCCAGGGTTGCCGGTGTTCCGGAGATTGTTGTCTGCACGCCGCCGCCGGTAAACCCGCTGACGCTGGTAGCCCTTGACATTGCCGGTGTTGATGAGGCATATCAGGTGGGAGGCGCCCAGGCAGTTGCGGCAATGGCTCTGGGAACCGAGACCATCAGACCTGTACAGAAGATCGTCGGCCCCGGCAATGTCTTTGTCACCCAGGCAAAGATGATGCTGCGCGAATACGCCGACATTGACTTTCCGGCAGGACCAAGCGAGATCGGTATCATCGCCGACTCCTCCGCAGAACCTGCCTTTGTTGCAGCTGATGTGTTAGCTCAGGCAGAACATGATCCAAACGCTGCCTGCGTGCTGGTGACCGACAGCGAGCGTCTCGCAGCAGACGTCGGGGAGGAGATCGCTGTGCAGATTGCAACCGCACCCCGCCGGGAAATTATGGAAAAAGCCCTCGCCCATTCCGGTTATGTGATCGCAGAGGACATGGAGGATGCAGTTCTTCTGATGAACCGCATCGCTCCCGAACACCTTTCGATCCAGACGGCAGACCCGCTTGCAACACTTTCCGGTATCCGCCATGCCGGTTCGATCTTCATCGGCCCTTACACACCGGTCGCCTGCGGTGACTATGCATCGGGAACAAACCACGTACTCCCGACGGCAGGCTATGCAAAAAGCTACTCGGCCCTTGATGTCAACCATTTCATGAAGCGGTCACAGGTGCAGATTGTCACCCGCGAAGGACTGGAGACCATCGGTGATGTGATCGAAACCCTCGCAACTGCCGAAGGACTTGCGGCTCACGCGAACTCGGTCCGCGTCCGCAGAGAATAA
- a CDS encoding adenosylcobinamide amidohydrolase, with amino-acid sequence MRYHYDKDTVYIRGEFRAASTGIDGGLKTISTILNHTVPKNFDHTDPPGFVRELLARKGYGTDAFGLLTAVWMQNLCILQYDYITVFVTAGVSNPNPDPAKPHTINIIVTSDESMSDAAILETIMTATEAKAHALRNLGRDFTGTTSDAVVVAAVPAAEPKHLYAGTFTEVGRRVYDAVLTGVTASLDRHEGRVPRTTPSYFIFSRYGGEHWVEWQKEGCPYYPCHFKGQACDFCYCPFYPCHDSDLGEFVDSSSGGKVWACTDCLLLHIPEIAAYLKKHPDATLDELKSRQN; translated from the coding sequence GTGCGCTACCACTACGACAAAGACACCGTCTATATCCGGGGTGAGTTCCGGGCAGCAAGTACCGGCATTGACGGAGGGCTGAAAACTATCTCCACCATCCTCAACCACACCGTTCCGAAAAACTTTGACCATACCGACCCTCCGGGATTTGTCCGGGAACTACTTGCGCGCAAAGGATACGGAACCGATGCCTTCGGCCTGCTGACCGCCGTATGGATGCAGAACCTCTGCATCCTCCAGTATGACTACATTACTGTCTTTGTCACCGCCGGTGTCTCCAACCCAAACCCGGATCCCGCAAAACCCCATACCATCAATATCATCGTCACCTCCGATGAAAGCATGTCCGATGCTGCCATCCTCGAAACCATCATGACCGCAACCGAGGCAAAAGCTCACGCACTCAGAAACCTCGGTCGCGACTTTACCGGTACAACCTCCGACGCCGTCGTGGTTGCCGCAGTTCCGGCCGCTGAGCCGAAACACCTCTACGCCGGAACTTTTACCGAGGTCGGACGCCGCGTATATGACGCAGTACTCACCGGGGTAACCGCATCCCTTGATCGGCACGAGGGGCGCGTGCCGCGCACAACCCCCTCCTACTTCATCTTTTCCCGTTACGGCGGCGAACACTGGGTCGAATGGCAGAAAGAAGGCTGTCCCTACTACCCCTGCCACTTCAAAGGTCAGGCATGCGACTTCTGTTACTGTCCCTTCTACCCCTGTCATGACAGTGACCTTGGCGAGTTTGTGGACAGCTCCTCAGGAGGTAAAGTCTGGGCATGTACCGACTGCCTGCTTCTCCATATCCCAGAAATCGCCGCGTATCTGAAAAAACATCCCGATGCAACGCTTGACGAACTGAAATCCCGACAGAATTAA
- a CDS encoding DUF3089 domain-containing protein, with the protein MTDKPDWKPFTRLCIGMLLLAAIGGAAIYISGDTPETLAINYANSYNWYAEGTNPDVGTDVFYLYGDTDISAIKPYAINVDVTVFEVRQRVHDAVLDAVSDYPEELNAYIPYYRQMTAYARLSPTPLAAETAEVLAYADAKAAFHYYMSEENNGRPYVLAGSGQGADYISKMISEWFTTRPAYLKNLRGVYLDGILQDEDDVVILLGTDV; encoded by the coding sequence ATGACAGACAAACCAGACTGGAAACCGTTTACCCGATTGTGTATCGGCATGCTTCTCCTTGCTGCAATCGGCGGTGCGGCAATTTATATCTCCGGCGACACCCCGGAAACGCTTGCGATCAACTATGCGAACTCCTACAACTGGTATGCGGAGGGGACAAACCCGGATGTAGGAACGGACGTATTCTATCTGTACGGGGATACGGACATCTCTGCGATCAAGCCGTATGCAATCAACGTGGATGTCACGGTGTTTGAGGTCCGGCAGCGTGTGCACGACGCGGTACTGGACGCGGTCAGTGATTATCCGGAGGAACTGAACGCCTACATCCCCTACTATCGTCAGATGACTGCCTACGCCCGGTTATCCCCCACCCCGCTTGCCGCAGAAACTGCCGAAGTACTCGCCTATGCGGATGCAAAAGCGGCATTCCATTACTACATGTCAGAGGAAAACAACGGCCGCCCGTATGTTCTTGCCGGGTCGGGACAGGGGGCAGACTACATCTCGAAGATGATCTCCGAATGGTTTACCACACGACCTGCATATCTGAAAAACCTGCGCGGCGTATATCTGGACGGAATTTTGCAGGACGAGGATGATGTGGTAATCCTGCTGGGGACGGATGTCTGA
- a CDS encoding phosphoribosylaminoimidazolesuccinocarboxamide synthase, with product MKLVYTGKTKNVFALDDGNYLLKFKDDCTGADGVFDPGMNTIGLTIDGAGRAGLRLTKHFFEILNNKGIPTHYIDCNIDDVTMTVRPAKTFGKGLEVICRFRAVGSFYRRYGDYIEEAAALPAFVETTLKDDAREDPPITKDALDILGIVSAKDYETLKDLTQKIATIIKEELAKKNIELYDIKFEFGKIGDQIVLIDEISGGNMRAYRNGKYILPLDLEKMVLEE from the coding sequence ATGAAACTGGTATATACCGGCAAAACGAAGAACGTTTTCGCACTTGATGACGGAAACTATCTGCTGAAGTTTAAGGACGACTGCACCGGCGCTGACGGCGTTTTCGATCCCGGCATGAACACCATCGGCCTCACCATTGATGGCGCGGGCCGTGCCGGTCTCCGGTTGACAAAACACTTCTTTGAGATTCTCAACAACAAGGGTATCCCGACCCACTACATTGACTGCAACATCGATGACGTTACAATGACTGTCAGACCTGCCAAGACCTTTGGCAAAGGACTTGAAGTCATCTGCCGGTTCCGTGCAGTCGGCAGCTTCTACCGCCGCTACGGGGATTACATCGAAGAGGCCGCCGCCCTTCCCGCATTTGTTGAGACCACCTTAAAAGACGATGCACGTGAAGACCCGCCGATCACCAAAGATGCCCTTGACATTCTCGGTATCGTTTCTGCAAAGGATTATGAAACCTTAAAGGACCTGACCCAGAAGATTGCCACCATCATCAAGGAAGAACTTGCCAAAAAGAACATCGAACTCTACGACATCAAGTTCGAGTTCGGTAAAATCGGCGATCAAATCGTTTTGATCGATGAAATTTCCGGCGGAAACATGCGTGCGTACCGGAACGGCAAGTACATCCTGCCGCTGGACCTTGAGAAGATGGTTCTGGAAGAGTAA
- a CDS encoding RlmE family RNA methyltransferase produces MGSQWTKDNIYRKSVREGYRARSAYKLIDINQRFNIIRKTDNVVDLGAAPGSWLQVLRTMTEGQLLGVDLNPIVPMENVITVTGDFTTPEIQEKIMEHMPLVNVVVCDAAPHLSGAKAYDQARIMALNEDALRFAEKLLKQGGNFVMKSFQGTDFNELLELVKERFYSVRVIRSTATRRGSTECYIVAKNFIGDADDDRKKSSE; encoded by the coding sequence ATGGGGTCGCAGTGGACAAAAGACAATATATACAGAAAATCCGTGCGTGAGGGGTATCGTGCCCGATCCGCTTACAAACTCATCGATATCAACCAGCGGTTCAACATCATCCGAAAAACCGACAACGTTGTTGACCTTGGTGCAGCCCCCGGCAGCTGGCTGCAGGTTCTCCGTACCATGACCGAGGGTCAGCTGCTCGGTGTTGACCTCAACCCCATTGTTCCGATGGAAAACGTCATCACCGTCACCGGGGATTTCACCACGCCTGAGATTCAGGAGAAAATCATGGAACATATGCCGCTCGTCAACGTTGTCGTCTGCGACGCGGCCCCGCACCTCTCCGGTGCCAAAGCCTACGATCAGGCGCGGATCATGGCACTGAACGAGGACGCACTGCGGTTTGCCGAAAAACTCCTGAAACAGGGCGGCAACTTTGTTATGAAATCTTTCCAGGGAACGGATTTCAACGAACTTCTTGAACTTGTCAAGGAACGCTTCTACTCTGTCCGGGTAATCCGATCCACTGCAACCCGCAGGGGAAGCACCGAGTGCTATATTGTTGCAAAGAACTTTATCGGAGATGCTGATGACGACCGGAAAAAATCCAGTGAATAA
- the moaA gene encoding GTP 3',8-cyclase MoaA, whose translation MTTGKNPVNNILTDTYGRTITNVRIALTNTCNLRCIYCHHEGEEINGCTVGDHHIQMTKEEIAELIGVFAELGVTTIKLTGGEPTLRSDLLDIIRSIPPHIESSMTTNGTLLEKMAADLKSAGLSRVNVSLDTMRRDRYQKITGRDLLPNVLAGIDAALAVGLTPVKLNMVILKGINDDEVEEFLSYVRGKENIILQIIELMDVNGWADHIDHVEDVIRGNANVVGDLEKDIASRSTQVTTRRMHHRRKYCLDGAEVEVVRPMHNLEFCANCNRLRVTSDGKLKPCLLRTGNEVDIRGLHGDELKAAIAQAVQNRSPYFAKQV comes from the coding sequence ATGACGACCGGAAAAAATCCAGTGAATAACATTCTCACCGATACCTATGGCAGAACCATCACCAACGTGAGAATTGCCTTAACCAATACCTGTAACCTCCGGTGTATCTACTGCCATCACGAAGGTGAGGAGATCAACGGCTGTACTGTAGGTGATCATCATATCCAGATGACCAAAGAGGAGATAGCCGAGCTGATCGGTGTCTTTGCAGAACTCGGTGTCACCACCATCAAACTCACCGGAGGGGAACCGACGCTTCGTTCCGATCTTCTGGATATTATCAGATCCATTCCTCCGCACATTGAATCCTCAATGACCACCAACGGAACACTTCTTGAAAAAATGGCTGCCGATCTCAAGTCTGCCGGTCTCTCCCGCGTGAATGTCAGCCTTGACACCATGCGCCGCGACCGGTATCAGAAGATTACCGGCCGCGACCTTCTGCCGAATGTCCTTGCAGGAATTGATGCGGCGCTTGCTGTTGGTCTCACGCCGGTCAAACTCAATATGGTTATCCTCAAAGGAATCAATGATGATGAAGTTGAGGAGTTCCTCTCCTATGTCCGGGGCAAAGAAAATATTATTCTCCAGATTATCGAACTGATGGACGTCAACGGCTGGGCCGATCACATCGATCACGTGGAAGATGTCATCCGCGGAAACGCAAACGTCGTCGGAGATCTGGAAAAAGACATTGCATCCCGCTCAACCCAGGTCACCACCCGCAGGATGCACCACCGCAGAAAGTACTGTCTGGACGGTGCCGAAGTGGAGGTGGTGCGGCCGATGCATAATCTGGAGTTCTGTGCAAACTGTAACCGCCTCCGGGTTACCTCCGACGGGAAACTCAAACCGTGTCTCCTCCGCACCGGAAACGAAGTGGACATCCGGGGTCTTCATGGGGATGAGCTGAAGGCGGCAATCGCACAGGCTGTGCAGAACCGCTCCCCGTACTTTGCCAAACAGGTCTGA
- a CDS encoding glutamine synthetase family protein, which produces MNDSEVLMNPNDLVQFLKKNPADFTKEDIVRFCEENAIEMVNFRYVAGDGKLKTLNFVISSKEYLDTILSDGERVDGSNIFPFIEAGSSDLYVVPRYSTAFVDPFAEVPTLDILCSYYDNEGKPLASSPEYILRCARDAFKKNTGMDFKCLGELEYYVICPEEDLYPGLDQKGYHASGPFCKFEEMRTEAMLMVARAGGQIKYGHSEVGCFTKDGYYYEQHEIEFLPTDPVLAVEQIVIAKWALRMLGYKYGVEVSYAPKITVGKAGSGLHFHMLAEKNGKNMMVKDGRLSDTAKRMIAGILSVGDAVTAFGNPIPTSYLRLVPHQEAPTYICWGDRNRSVVVRVPLGWTGSTDMAAEANFGIHRRANKASKQTFEYRVADGAADIYETVACLIIGAMHGLAMPDALEQAKKLYASGNIFNKEYAAFLKTLRQLPTCCDESADVLLAKRALFEADGIFPAGVIDAQAKKLKAFGDKGLSDSLLGNTDAFAEVVARYLHVA; this is translated from the coding sequence ATGAATGATTCAGAAGTACTGATGAATCCCAATGATCTGGTACAGTTCCTGAAGAAAAATCCTGCTGATTTTACGAAGGAGGACATCGTCCGTTTCTGCGAGGAAAATGCAATCGAGATGGTGAACTTCCGTTACGTTGCAGGCGACGGAAAACTCAAGACATTGAATTTTGTTATCTCTTCCAAAGAATATCTGGATACTATTCTGTCCGACGGCGAGCGTGTGGACGGCAGCAACATCTTCCCGTTCATCGAGGCGGGCAGTTCTGATCTGTATGTTGTTCCGCGCTACAGCACGGCATTTGTGGATCCGTTTGCGGAAGTGCCGACACTTGACATTCTCTGTTCCTATTATGACAACGAGGGAAAGCCGCTTGCCTCCTCTCCGGAGTACATTCTGCGCTGTGCGCGCGATGCATTTAAGAAGAACACCGGCATGGACTTCAAGTGTCTGGGCGAGCTTGAATACTACGTAATCTGTCCTGAAGAAGATCTCTATCCCGGACTGGACCAGAAAGGCTACCATGCGTCCGGCCCCTTCTGCAAGTTTGAAGAGATGCGCACCGAAGCAATGCTGATGGTTGCCCGTGCGGGCGGCCAGATCAAGTACGGCCACTCGGAGGTCGGCTGCTTCACCAAGGACGGTTACTACTACGAACAGCACGAGATTGAGTTCCTGCCAACCGATCCGGTTCTTGCCGTTGAGCAGATTGTGATCGCAAAGTGGGCACTGCGGATGCTGGGTTACAAGTACGGTGTTGAGGTCTCCTACGCACCGAAGATCACCGTCGGCAAGGCCGGTTCCGGTCTGCACTTCCACATGCTTGCCGAGAAGAACGGCAAGAACATGATGGTCAAGGACGGCCGGCTTTCCGACACGGCAAAGAGGATGATTGCAGGAATTCTGAGTGTCGGCGATGCGGTTACGGCGTTCGGCAACCCGATCCCGACCTCCTACCTGCGGCTGGTTCCGCATCAGGAAGCACCAACCTACATCTGCTGGGGCGACCGCAACCGGTCGGTTGTTGTCCGCGTGCCGCTCGGATGGACAGGCTCGACCGATATGGCAGCCGAGGCAAACTTTGGCATTCACCGCAGGGCAAACAAGGCATCCAAACAGACGTTTGAGTACCGTGTGGCCGACGGTGCAGCCGATATCTACGAAACAGTTGCCTGCCTGATTATCGGTGCGATGCACGGCCTTGCCATGCCCGATGCACTGGAACAGGCGAAGAAGCTGTATGCAAGCGGCAACATCTTCAACAAAGAGTATGCGGCCTTCTTAAAGACGCTGCGCCAGCTTCCGACCTGCTGTGACGAGTCGGCGGATGTGCTTCTTGCAAAGCGTGCGCTCTTTGAGGCGGACGGCATCTTCCCCGCAGGCGTCATTGATGCACAGGCAAAGAAGCTGAAGGCATTCGGTGACAAGGGATTATCCGACAGTCTGCTTGGCAACACGGATGCGTTCGCCGAGGTTGTTGCACGCTACCTCCACGTGGCGTAA
- a CDS encoding transglutaminase-like domain-containing protein — MRRAKNVQYPALILSSVAGEITVRLTFPFRHLNHSFTIAVPRVLYEGARSSGKTARVPAGIGDAWLAGYYTAFTSDPALVPFYRILLSELRNIRSSQNYDDDAYLELIAAFVQSIPYDTEKVAAIDRAPRFPVETVVDGRGICSDKSLLLAGLLAHEGYAAAVLHFTPENHLAVGIPVPDGYDFRGCGCAVIESTALGYVGDAEGTFPSGDGRVRTLASRPKVFFVGHGSKRYGSIAEVSRILSVRSALREKLAEDGSFVREIRSKEATISRIREELSASRTRIEVLEAETAELSKDAGEFAAAYAVYKKAVEDHNAGVVLLAGKIRRYNQLVDEYNRLAEALAFLQHNRLDRPAVFARIRYLRI, encoded by the coding sequence ATGCGGCGTGCAAAGAATGTGCAGTATCCGGCACTCATCCTTAGCTCTGTGGCAGGTGAGATTACCGTCAGGCTCACGTTTCCGTTCCGTCACCTGAACCACAGTTTTACCATTGCAGTGCCGCGTGTACTGTATGAAGGTGCACGATCATCGGGAAAGACCGCGCGTGTTCCCGCAGGCATCGGTGATGCCTGGCTTGCCGGATATTACACAGCGTTTACCTCTGATCCGGCGCTTGTGCCGTTTTACCGGATACTGCTGTCGGAACTCCGGAACATCCGCTCGTCCCAAAACTACGATGATGATGCGTATCTTGAACTGATTGCCGCGTTTGTACAGTCGATCCCGTATGATACGGAAAAGGTGGCCGCAATCGATCGCGCTCCGCGGTTTCCGGTGGAGACGGTAGTAGACGGCAGGGGCATATGCAGCGACAAGTCTCTGCTGCTTGCAGGGCTTCTTGCCCACGAGGGATACGCGGCAGCGGTTCTGCACTTTACTCCGGAAAATCATCTCGCGGTCGGGATTCCCGTACCGGACGGATACGATTTTCGCGGCTGCGGGTGTGCGGTGATCGAGTCAACGGCTCTCGGGTATGTAGGAGATGCCGAGGGTACGTTTCCGTCAGGTGACGGCAGGGTCAGAACGCTTGCATCCCGCCCGAAGGTATTCTTTGTGGGGCACGGGTCGAAGCGGTACGGAAGTATTGCCGAGGTGTCCAGAATTCTTTCGGTCCGTTCCGCTCTGCGGGAGAAGCTTGCGGAAGACGGTTCGTTTGTACGGGAGATTCGATCCAAAGAGGCGACGATCTCCCGCATCAGAGAAGAGTTATCGGCATCGCGCACCCGGATTGAGGTGCTTGAGGCGGAGACGGCAGAACTTTCGAAAGATGCTGGGGAGTTCGCCGCGGCATATGCGGTGTACAAAAAAGCGGTTGAGGATCATAATGCCGGGGTTGTCCTGCTTGCCGGAAAAATCCGGCGCTACAACCAGCTTGTCGATGAGTACAACCGGCTTGCCGAAGCACTTGCATTTCTTCAGCACAACCGCCTGGACCGGCCTGCGGTCTTTGCACGGATACGCTATCTGCGGATCTGA
- a CDS encoding radical SAM/SPASM domain-containing protein: METETSINILSVLLGNPLSRRIIAGMSPECEECGGNRLEIALEHYLGLRDDVCPKCRRASRETAFIIRTGARNFGVSEEEIKKTFQNTYWRKGLVSVMKGIAEFGVRRPFVPGAPFQVVWDVTHRCNLRCRHCYASAGKALDDELTTEEALNLIDRLAKLGVAVIAFSGGEPLSRPDILQLISHARDQGIYVALATNGTLITPKRTEELRKAGAEYVQISIDGADAKTHDEFRGIPGAFDRTIEGIKNAVNAGFFVNISTTATKENYDQIPNIIDLCSDLGVNWVMAYNFVPTGRGQDMMEKDLSPQEREELLHMLYEKNRTSDCQVLTTAPQFARVALQQSLACGQVMVPTHFCNQEVSESLFSLTEFVGGCGAGRFYMAIRANGDIDPCVFFPKTVGNVRTSDLEELWKHDPLFADLRNKDKTEGSCGSCEYRYHCGGCRARAYGYFGNPLGPDPGCINNMAYYTALKVTHASPAAEPAAEQA; the protein is encoded by the coding sequence ATGGAAACAGAGACAAGCATCAATATTCTCAGCGTCTTACTGGGTAATCCCCTGTCACGGCGGATCATCGCCGGAATGAGTCCGGAATGTGAAGAGTGCGGAGGAAACCGTCTGGAAATCGCCCTTGAACACTATCTTGGATTACGGGATGACGTATGCCCGAAATGCCGCAGGGCATCCCGCGAAACGGCCTTCATTATCCGGACCGGGGCACGCAACTTTGGTGTTTCCGAAGAGGAGATCAAAAAGACGTTCCAAAATACCTACTGGCGCAAAGGCCTCGTATCGGTGATGAAAGGTATCGCAGAGTTTGGTGTCCGCCGTCCGTTTGTTCCGGGAGCACCGTTTCAGGTGGTCTGGGACGTTACCCACCGGTGCAATCTCCGTTGCCGCCACTGCTACGCATCCGCCGGGAAGGCACTTGACGATGAACTGACCACCGAAGAAGCACTGAACCTGATCGATCGCCTGGCAAAACTCGGTGTTGCCGTGATTGCCTTCTCCGGCGGTGAACCGCTCTCACGTCCGGACATTCTGCAGCTCATCAGTCATGCACGGGATCAGGGAATCTATGTTGCCCTTGCAACGAACGGAACGCTGATCACCCCCAAGCGTACCGAAGAACTCCGCAAAGCGGGTGCCGAGTATGTGCAGATCAGCATCGACGGAGCGGATGCAAAGACGCATGATGAGTTCCGCGGAATCCCGGGAGCATTTGACCGGACGATCGAAGGGATAAAAAATGCCGTTAACGCAGGATTTTTTGTCAACATTTCCACGACCGCAACAAAGGAAAACTATGATCAGATCCCAAACATCATCGACCTCTGCAGCGATCTCGGCGTCAACTGGGTAATGGCCTACAATTTTGTGCCGACGGGAAGGGGACAGGACATGATGGAAAAGGATCTCAGCCCGCAGGAACGCGAGGAACTCTTACATATGCTCTATGAGAAGAACAGAACCTCAGACTGTCAGGTGCTGACCACCGCACCGCAGTTTGCGCGGGTTGCCCTGCAGCAGTCCCTGGCCTGCGGCCAGGTAATGGTACCGACACATTTCTGCAATCAGGAGGTCAGCGAAAGTCTGTTCAGTCTGACGGAGTTTGTGGGCGGATGCGGTGCAGGCCGGTTCTACATGGCAATCCGAGCGAACGGAGACATCGATCCGTGCGTGTTCTTCCCCAAAACCGTGGGAAATGTACGCACAAGTGATCTGGAGGAACTGTGGAAACATGATCCCCTGTTCGCCGATCTCAGAAACAAGGACAAAACCGAAGGTTCCTGTGGTTCCTGCGAGTATCGCTATCACTGCGGCGGATGCCGGGCACGTGCCTACGGCTACTTCGGCAACCCGCTGGGACCCGACCCCGGCTGCATCAACAACATGGCATACTACACTGCACTGAAAGTGACCCATGCCTCGCCTGCGGCAGAGCCCGCGGCTGAACAGGCATAA
- a CDS encoding replication factor C small subunit codes for MESPGIWIEKYRPRNLSEVAGQREIVERLQSYVKSRALPHLLFTGSAGVGKTTCAVALAREMFGDTWSMNFRELNASDERGIDVVRNQIKQFARTSPLGDATFKILFLDEADALTQDAQAALRRTMENYAETCRFILSCNYSSKIIDPIQSRCAIYRFRPLDDAAITEEMRRIAETEGITIEENAYAAITYIAQGDMRKAINALQGAAIVSDVVTAENVYAITSNAKPEEIEDLVSVALSGDFETAERTLRTLMYDRGIAPNELLNQMYRTISTSASLDRKLKVSLIDSLGETDFRLSEGADADIQMDALLARFVKTGLAP; via the coding sequence TGCAGTCGTACGTAAAGAGCAGGGCACTTCCCCACCTGTTGTTTACCGGGTCTGCGGGCGTTGGCAAGACAACCTGTGCGGTTGCGCTGGCGCGTGAAATGTTCGGCGATACCTGGAGCATGAACTTCCGTGAACTGAACGCTTCTGATGAACGCGGTATCGATGTGGTCCGCAACCAGATCAAACAGTTCGCCCGGACGTCGCCTCTCGGCGATGCGACGTTTAAGATTCTGTTTCTGGATGAGGCGGATGCACTGACCCAGGATGCGCAGGCCGCACTCCGCCGGACGATGGAGAACTATGCAGAGACCTGCCGGTTTATTCTCTCCTGCAACTACTCGTCAAAGATCATCGACCCGATTCAGAGCCGCTGTGCCATCTACCGGTTCCGGCCTCTGGACGATGCGGCGATCACGGAGGAGATGCGCCGCATTGCAGAAACAGAAGGCATCACCATTGAGGAGAATGCATATGCGGCGATCACCTATATTGCCCAGGGAGATATGCGAAAGGCAATCAACGCCTTACAGGGCGCAGCGATTGTGTCTGATGTCGTGACCGCGGAGAACGTCTATGCGATCACCTCAAACGCAAAACCCGAGGAGATCGAAGACCTTGTATCGGTCGCACTTTCCGGTGACTTTGAAACGGCGGAGAGGACATTGCGGACGCTGATGTATGATCGCGGCATTGCACCAAACGAACTGCTCAACCAGATGTACCGGACAATCTCCACCTCGGCATCACTGGATCGCAAACTGAAGGTCTCGCTGATCGATAGTCTCGGAGAAACCGATTTCCGCTTAAGCGAAGGGGCGGATGCGGATATTCAGATGGATGCACTGCTTGCCCGGTTTGTGAAGACCGGACTTGCCCCGTGA